The Sorghum bicolor cultivar BTx623 chromosome 6, Sorghum_bicolor_NCBIv3, whole genome shotgun sequence genome contains the following window.
agaaacaatTACTCGCAAGTAGCGACCAATATACAACCAGTTAGAGCGATAACAACGATATCCACTATCAAACGCTAGATGTGAATTGCGAAGGGGAGCTTCCTTTGGAACCGGGGTCTTCAAGCCCTGTCTCTGGGCCGGGAAGATTATCCTGACTTCTCTCCAACATTAGAAGTCCACCATCATGTCCTCCAGTCGATTTCTTCATAGCTGCAGCCAACATGATCTGAACACCTTCAACGACTGCCTCTTGCATCTTAcctgggatagacctgcccaAACATTACATCACAGGCAAACAAAATACAAGTCATCAGGATTCTTGATGTTTTTTCCTTCCAAACTAGGCTAGTTATTCTGTTGGGAAGCGCGCACGCACACACACAACAGTATCATTTTTCTCTTTATTGACAAAGTGTTCAACTTCTTAGCGTTCCTTCTAAACTAATAATGGGCCTGAAACTTGAACTGGAATCCTAGCCATCCATCTAGATCTGGTTTCGGGCCCTCCAGAATCCTGTCCCATCCAACGATTCGTAGGTGCACAACTAGGTGCCTTGATTTGCGAACAAGTTGTATGTCAACCGAACATAGCTCTACGCCGATAATAATACTCAGTCGGTTAGGACGGCGACAATGCTCATTCCCCTCCTCTGCCCCAATAATTTAGTCATTGGAACGAAGGTGGATATAGACGAATGATGGATAGGTCCCATGTACCAGTATCTACTAGAATGGATTTGAGGGACCTGATTTGAGGATGCTGAAGTAAATACATAAAAAAATGCCCTTAAAAGTAGAGGGAGCTCTCAAATCAAAAGAAATGGTCCCAATTTGAGGGCTCGGGTTGGAGATGATGTTGTTGGAGGCTAGATCAATAAGTTAGCTCATCTATTAGTCCCCCTCTTGGATGTGTAGGGCTAATTTTGATTAAAAAAAAGAATTTGATAAAAAATAGCTAATATTTAGTTGGCTAACAATTAGCTCAATAGGCCCTTAGAAATGGCCATGAAAAGCCTGATGTCCTTATCTCAAAGGACTCACAAAACTCCGACACAATGACATCATGGAAGATAGCTTTTGGAATGCAGAATCATACACAAGTTTTTTTAagaattattttattttcatatttaaaataaaaaacattccCACATTCCAAATAGGAATTTTACTGGAGTCAGTTTGCTGTGCTGGAAATTTCAAACCAAACATTACCTACCTCGCAGCATTCTCAAGATTACATTTAATCCTCACAGTTCTACTTTTCTTTTACGGCGTTCACAGTTTAACCTCCCTATCAGCATTCTCAAAGACGATATATTTTAGTGCACTTGGGTCTGTGTTGTTCCCTTACATTTCCCAGTCTGATTTGAAGTGCAAAAATCAAATCAAAGAAGATAAAAAGTTGTCTCTCTCCCTcgccaagccaccaagctgaaACATATGCGATCTCCTCCAAATCCAAAGGCGGCAGTAAATCGCAATCGAACAAGTCCACAACTCGGCCCAATGCCGCAACGGAAAGCTAGTCCACGGAGATCTCACGACGCCGGAGCCCGCCTAGGCGGTTGCACGAGGACGAGGACATGATCACCGGAGGGGCCGGGGGCGCGCGGTGTCCACGTGGCGTCCCCCAGCGCGGCAGAATCCGATGGCGCGCGCTCGCCATTGGCCGGCGCTCTATCCATCCTACCGCCACCGAGATTTCCCGCGGGCGGGGCGGATCCTGTGGCTGCCCCGCGCCGCGGCGCCGCTATTAATTAATATCTGCCGTCCTGCTGCTGCTCCCTCCAACGGACTGATCAGTGACCGCTAAAGCTAACCACACCAAACCCCCCGGCCATGGCGCTCGCGTCCACCTCCGCCACCGCGCCCGCTGCCGTGCTCAAGACCCCGTCGTTCCTCGGTGCCAGGCGCGCGCTCGCcaatgccgccgccgctgccaagcccgcgccgcgccgctcgctcgtcgtcgtcgccgcggtCGCCCCCAAGAAGTCGTGGATCCCCGCCTTCAAGAGCGACGCCGAGTTCATCAACCCGCCATGGCTCGACGGCTCGTAAGTCATTTCGCGCTGTCTTTTCTtcttactatatatatatatatatgctagtAACTGAACTGAGATGAGGAGATCGGACAGCCGAATTGACCGACCATGACGCCGCCGCGCGCGACTTTGCTTGCATGCAGGCTCCCCGGCGACTTCGGGTTCGACCCGCTGGGGCTGGGCAAGGACCCGGCGTTCCTCAAGTGGTACCGGGAGGCGGAGCTGATCCACGGGCGGTGGGCGATGGCGGCCGTGCTGGGCATCTTCGTGGGGCAGGCGTGGAGCGGGATCCCGTGGTTCGAGGCCGGCGCCGACCCGGGCGCCATCGCGCCCTTCTCCTTCGGCTCGCTGCTGGGCACGCAGCTGCTGCTCATGGGGTGGGTGGAGTCCAAGCGCTGGGTGGACTTCTTCAACCCGGACTCGCAGTCCGTCGAGTGGGCCACGCCCTGGTCCCGCACCGCCGAAAACTTCGCCAACTTCACCGGCGAGCAAGGCTACCCCGGCGGCAAGTTCTTCGACCCGCTCGGCCTCGCCGGCACCGTCAAGGACGGCGTCTACATCCCCGACGTCGACAAGCTCGAGCGGCTCAAGCTCGCCGAGATCAAGCACGCCCGCCTCGCCATGCTCGCCATGCTCATCTTCTACTTCGAGGCCGGACAGGGCAAGACGCCGCTCGGCGCGCTCGGCCTATGATTTTGCATTGCATGCTGCCGGTGCCGACGACGACCGTGTCGTGTCATGCTGTGTACTTGTATTCATCGATCGATCGAATTCGAATCGACCGAGTTAAATTCTCGATTGGGCGCGTGGCGTGGGTGAGGGACGTATGGCTTCATCTTCATCGGATCAGACGCATTGAAATGCAAACAATGGATCAAGCTTGCCTTGCTTGCATGGGATTGATTGGATATTTGGATTggagatcaaagaagagcgtagcAGCAATGTACTGTCTGTGTTCGTGACAGCAAATGGGGACTTCTTCTCTGTTTTTTCCTCTTCCGTGTATGTACCATGTAATGTATAGTTTGTGAATGCTAGTCTTAGTTTTGTTGAGCACAATCGGGGATTTAACCGGAGAGTTTTCAATTTCAATTGAAAAATGTTGGCTTATGCTCCTAGGATTTCGTTGACTTTTGAGAGGATAAACCTCTCTTCAACACTATGCTTTGACAGAGTCATCTCTTGGAAAGATGATCCAAACTCATTTGTCTAGGTCAATTGCTACAGCGTT
Protein-coding sequences here:
- the LOC8085855 gene encoding chlorophyll a-b binding protein CP24 10B, chloroplastic; its protein translation is MALASTSATAPAAVLKTPSFLGARRALANAAAAAKPAPRRSLVVVAAVAPKKSWIPAFKSDAEFINPPWLDGSLPGDFGFDPLGLGKDPAFLKWYREAELIHGRWAMAAVLGIFVGQAWSGIPWFEAGADPGAIAPFSFGSLLGTQLLLMGWVESKRWVDFFNPDSQSVEWATPWSRTAENFANFTGEQGYPGGKFFDPLGLAGTVKDGVYIPDVDKLERLKLAEIKHARLAMLAMLIFYFEAGQGKTPLGALGL